Genomic segment of Verrucomicrobium sp.:
ACAAGGCGGCCTAAAGCCGGCCCCGGTCCTTTTGCACCCGGATCAAATCGGGTGTAAATTAGGGCATGATCCCCTCCAAAGAAGCCATCGCCGAGCGGGCGTACGAGCTGTGGGTCGAGGCCGGCAGCCCCCCGGGCCGGGCGCAGGAGTTCTGGCTGAAGGCCGAGGAAGACCTCGAAAGCCGCGAATTCGACCAGGACCACCCGCGCCGGACCCCGCTGCCCCGTCACGCCGACGTTTCCCTCTACAACTAAATCGGCTATCCTGGGGCGGTCATGGCGCGCCCCCTCGACATCGGCCCGCTGCGGCTGGAGACCAATCTGGTCCTGGCCCCGCTGGCCGGGTACACCAACCTGCCGTTCCGCCGGGTCATCCGGGAAATCGGCGGGGTGGGCCTTTGCGTGACCGACCTGGTCAACGCCCGCTCCCTCTTGGAACGCA
This window contains:
- a CDS encoding DUF2934 domain-containing protein, translating into MIPSKEAIAERAYELWVEAGSPPGRAQEFWLKAEEDLESREFDQDHPRRTPLPRHADVSLYN